The following proteins are co-located in the Rheinheimera salexigens genome:
- a CDS encoding YfcC family protein codes for MSQPKVDTSSPVLAKPKARNPIVVLLFILVIAAVLTYVFDSGSYQRENGLVVANSYQTIEKDRSVSHIFGSVKQAPVGEARPVGAVDVLMAIPQGLQRGAGLIFMVLVIGGMFGILNASGAVDAGLERLLNMVQGNVYGLVIFLMTIFALGSTFLGLASEYLLIIPLMVELVRRLGMQPIIGLAIVTVAVKVGYLSSITNPLPLTIAQPLLGLPVFSGAGMRALFFVCFLVVGIGFMLLVIKKVGFADQPKHEVCNKRLSTRHLLLLLTLLAGVGGLVYASTTWQWHNQQLTAYYLGLSIILTIISGMGASAAADAFVSGMKKILLASILIGVAMAIAITLENGKVLDSVVHGLVNLVGEDNAYVAVVGMFGSQLLLDVMIPSTSGQAAVSMPILGPMGQLAGVSGQSTVLAFLFGNGITNMITPTSGTLLAYLATAQVGWTQWARFIAPLVAIFAVMAGLMLMFAVYVGF; via the coding sequence ATGTCGCAGCCCAAGGTTGATACCAGTTCGCCGGTTCTTGCTAAACCTAAAGCGCGTAACCCAATAGTGGTATTACTGTTTATTTTAGTTATCGCCGCAGTACTAACCTATGTATTTGATTCAGGCAGTTATCAGCGTGAAAACGGCTTAGTGGTAGCAAACAGTTATCAAACCATTGAAAAAGATCGCTCTGTTAGCCACATATTTGGCAGTGTTAAACAAGCACCTGTAGGCGAGGCGCGGCCGGTGGGAGCGGTTGATGTATTAATGGCCATACCACAGGGCTTGCAGCGAGGCGCTGGCTTAATTTTTATGGTGCTGGTGATTGGCGGCATGTTTGGTATTCTTAATGCTTCAGGTGCGGTTGATGCTGGGCTAGAGCGCTTACTGAATATGGTGCAGGGCAATGTGTATGGTCTAGTGATATTTTTAATGACCATTTTCGCTTTAGGTAGCACCTTTTTAGGCTTAGCCTCAGAGTACTTACTCATTATCCCGTTAATGGTTGAGCTAGTACGCCGCTTAGGCATGCAGCCCATTATCGGCTTAGCCATCGTAACTGTTGCGGTTAAAGTCGGCTATTTATCGTCTATTACTAACCCTTTGCCGTTAACCATAGCCCAGCCATTATTAGGCTTGCCGGTATTTAGTGGTGCTGGCATGCGCGCACTATTCTTTGTTTGTTTCTTGGTGGTCGGTATTGGCTTTATGCTGTTGGTGATTAAAAAAGTTGGCTTTGCCGATCAACCTAAGCATGAAGTCTGTAATAAACGCTTAAGCACGCGTCATTTGTTATTGCTTTTAACTTTACTGGCAGGGGTAGGCGGCTTAGTTTATGCCTCGACCACTTGGCAATGGCATAACCAGCAATTAACCGCGTATTACTTGGGCTTAAGTATTATTCTGACCATTATTAGTGGTATGGGCGCGAGCGCAGCTGCCGATGCTTTTGTTAGTGGCATGAAAAAAATCTTGCTCGCCAGTATTTTAATCGGCGTCGCTATGGCCATCGCTATTACCTTAGAAAACGGCAAAGTATTAGACAGTGTGGTGCATGGCCTAGTTAACTTAGTCGGTGAAGATAATGCTTATGTTGCTGTTGTCGGCATGTTTGGTTCGCAACTGCTATTGGATGTGATGATCCCTTCTACTTCAGGCCAGGCAGCGGTAAGCATGCCGATTTTAGGCCCTATGGGCCAATTAGCCGGTGTCTCAGGGCAAAGTACAGTGCTAGCATTTTTGTTTGGTAATGGTATTACCAATATGATCACGCCAACCTCAGGTACGTTATTAGCTTACTTAGCCACAGCACAAGTAGGCTGGACGCAATGGGCCCGTTTTATCGCGCCACTAGTGGCTATCTTTGCGGTGATGGCCGGCTTAATGTTGATGTTTGCTGTTTACGTTGGTTTTTAA
- the recC gene encoding exodeoxyribonuclease V subunit gamma codes for MLQPGFVVIHSNQLETLRELLVQWLSSHPVSVLGTEEILVQSNGIAQWLKMALAETANGHPGIAAGLQVELPNQFVWQLYRAVLGEAIPKSLPYDKNNLSWRILGLLTQLTEPVFEPLNRYLQQDIDGRKSYQLALRLADLFDQYQVYRADWLQQWRSGEDILSRVPLKAVPEDQLWQPALWRLLQQDIARTAGDLAYSSRADVHNKALAALQQGQLARPDLLPERIVVFGVSSLAQQSLELLAALGSQRQVLLTVLNPCRHFWGDISSIKDDMRGLQKRHQRKPGLPEVLDADELYLHAPILLASLGKQGRDYISLLDQFDQPERYQHWFNDRIDLFSEPVADVATLPLLQQLQQDMLELNATPVTPRLLSAEDTSISFHVAHSRQREVEILQDNLLSQFASDSSLLPRDIIIMTPDISLYQSHIHAVFGRLNRDDKRFLPYTLADQSLRGSQPLMVALEYILQLPEQRFTLTEISDLLDVPAIQRRFGINAEALPQIRLWLNEAGVRWGLDGEQRASLGLDQLADNYSWMFGIERMLLGFALGDVEQWQGRAPYADVAGLAAAELGPLLQFIQQLKHWHQVLAEKSDRSLAQWQQVLFADPGLLSNVFDFTTDQDQLIYGRLADAMQQLVDAGISGDFSGDISLAVLREAWLEQASESGLSQRFLAGSLTFSTLMPMRAIPFKRVYLLGLNDGEYPRTRQTDDFDLMANDYRPGDRSRRDDDRFLFLEAILSARQALYLSWVGKHIRNNSELPPSVLISQLGDVLNSGWQQISDQEHSEQPVMAALTKHYPLQPFSPRYFNNEYHTYAYEWQAAHQAEQQTDESSATANYDDALPVLSVRLLDDFLANPCRHYLNQRFKTRFYGSALINNDDEPFVLDRLQLYQLKQQLLQQLLHQPDLDLTAAVAQLARQAKLPLALFGQDTAEELQREAEVVFNRYRADGVQWQKAEQPLAISLQLAGIELNDTLTQLYQAGLTQAGLTQENLSADQQALILLRPTAILDKKQVRWHTLRSSWLQQLVANAQGATVSTLQYGLDAKVQLVAQQQDVALAQLQQLVQHWQQGIQQPLPVMPKTAICWLQTQDAEKCRQIYEGGYMMGGERDYSPELQRYYPDFASLQQAGFSEWAENLYQPLLNTKLAEQESDVE; via the coding sequence ATGCTGCAGCCTGGTTTTGTGGTGATCCATAGTAATCAATTAGAAACGCTACGTGAGTTACTGGTGCAATGGTTAAGCTCTCATCCAGTATCGGTACTGGGTACTGAAGAAATATTGGTGCAAAGTAATGGTATCGCCCAGTGGCTAAAAATGGCGTTGGCCGAAACAGCCAATGGCCATCCTGGTATCGCAGCGGGTTTGCAGGTTGAATTACCCAATCAGTTTGTTTGGCAGTTATATCGCGCCGTATTGGGTGAAGCTATTCCAAAAAGCTTACCCTATGACAAAAACAACTTAAGTTGGCGCATTTTAGGCTTGTTAACACAATTAACCGAACCCGTGTTTGAGCCGTTAAACCGTTATTTACAGCAAGACATTGATGGCAGAAAAAGCTATCAGTTAGCTTTACGTTTAGCTGATTTATTTGACCAATATCAAGTGTATCGTGCCGATTGGCTACAGCAATGGCGCAGTGGCGAAGATATTTTAAGCCGCGTCCCATTAAAAGCAGTGCCCGAAGATCAACTATGGCAACCCGCTTTATGGCGTTTATTACAGCAAGATATTGCCAGAACGGCCGGCGACTTAGCGTATTCAAGCCGAGCCGATGTGCATAATAAAGCCTTAGCTGCGTTACAGCAGGGGCAGTTAGCTCGACCCGATTTATTACCCGAGCGCATCGTGGTATTTGGCGTGTCATCATTAGCCCAACAATCCTTAGAATTGCTAGCAGCGCTAGGCTCACAACGCCAAGTATTATTAACCGTGCTTAATCCGTGTCGGCATTTTTGGGGTGATATTAGTAGCATTAAAGATGATATGCGCGGCTTACAAAAACGCCATCAGCGTAAACCGGGTCTGCCTGAAGTGCTGGATGCCGATGAGCTGTATTTACATGCACCAATATTGCTAGCTAGTTTAGGTAAACAAGGCCGAGATTATATTAGTTTATTGGATCAATTTGATCAGCCCGAGCGTTATCAGCATTGGTTTAACGACCGTATCGACTTATTCTCCGAGCCCGTAGCAGATGTGGCTACTTTGCCGTTATTACAACAATTACAGCAAGATATGCTAGAGCTTAATGCGACGCCAGTAACACCGCGATTATTAAGCGCAGAAGATACCAGTATAAGCTTTCATGTCGCCCATAGCCGCCAGCGCGAAGTAGAAATACTACAAGATAACTTACTCAGCCAATTCGCCAGTGATAGCAGCTTATTACCGCGCGATATTATTATTATGACGCCGGATATCAGCCTGTATCAAAGCCATATTCACGCCGTGTTTGGCCGCTTAAATCGCGATGATAAACGCTTTTTACCTTACACCTTAGCCGATCAAAGCTTACGCGGTAGCCAGCCATTAATGGTGGCTTTGGAATATATTCTGCAGTTACCAGAGCAGCGTTTTACCTTAACTGAAATTAGCGACTTACTGGATGTACCGGCTATTCAGCGCCGCTTTGGTATTAATGCTGAGGCCTTACCGCAAATACGCTTATGGTTAAATGAAGCCGGTGTACGCTGGGGACTAGATGGCGAGCAGCGCGCCAGTTTAGGCTTAGATCAACTGGCGGATAACTATAGTTGGATGTTTGGTATTGAAAGGATGTTGCTAGGCTTTGCATTAGGTGATGTTGAGCAATGGCAAGGCCGCGCCCCTTATGCCGATGTAGCCGGTTTAGCCGCCGCCGAACTTGGGCCATTATTGCAATTTATTCAGCAGCTCAAGCATTGGCATCAAGTACTGGCCGAAAAGTCAGATCGCAGCTTAGCGCAATGGCAGCAAGTGCTGTTTGCCGATCCGGGATTATTAAGTAATGTATTTGATTTTACTACCGACCAAGATCAACTCATTTATGGTCGATTAGCCGATGCCATGCAGCAGTTAGTCGATGCCGGTATTAGCGGCGATTTTAGCGGCGACATAAGCCTTGCAGTACTTCGTGAAGCTTGGTTAGAGCAAGCGAGTGAATCAGGGTTAAGCCAGCGCTTTTTAGCCGGTAGCTTAACCTTTTCTACCCTAATGCCCATGCGGGCCATTCCGTTTAAACGCGTGTATTTACTGGGTTTAAATGACGGTGAATATCCGCGTACTCGACAAACTGACGATTTCGACTTAATGGCCAATGATTATCGACCTGGCGATCGCTCGCGGCGTGATGACGATCGATTTTTATTTTTAGAGGCTATTCTAAGCGCACGCCAAGCCTTGTATTTAAGCTGGGTAGGTAAGCATATTCGCAATAATAGCGAGCTACCGCCAAGCGTGCTTATTAGTCAGTTGGGTGATGTATTAAATAGCGGCTGGCAGCAAATCTCAGATCAAGAACATTCAGAACAGCCCGTCATGGCAGCATTAACCAAGCACTATCCGTTGCAGCCTTTTTCACCGCGCTATTTTAATAACGAATATCATACCTATGCCTATGAATGGCAAGCGGCGCATCAGGCCGAGCAACAAACAGATGAAAGCAGCGCCACTGCAAATTATGATGATGCGTTACCGGTATTAAGCGTACGGCTATTAGATGATTTCTTGGCGAATCCGTGTCGGCATTATTTAAACCAGCGCTTTAAAACTCGCTTTTATGGCTCGGCGCTAATTAATAATGACGATGAGCCTTTTGTATTAGACAGATTACAGCTGTATCAATTAAAGCAGCAGTTGCTACAACAGTTATTGCATCAGCCCGATTTAGATTTAACGGCTGCAGTAGCGCAGTTAGCACGGCAAGCCAAGCTACCACTAGCGTTATTTGGCCAAGATACCGCCGAGGAATTACAACGCGAGGCCGAAGTGGTGTTTAATCGCTATCGTGCTGATGGCGTGCAGTGGCAAAAAGCAGAGCAACCCTTAGCTATTTCGCTACAGTTAGCCGGTATTGAGCTTAACGATACTTTGACTCAGCTGTATCAAGCAGGGCTGACTCAAGCAGGGTTAACACAGGAAAACCTTTCAGCGGATCAACAAGCACTTATTTTACTTAGACCAACAGCCATTCTGGATAAAAAACAAGTCCGCTGGCATACCTTGCGCAGTAGTTGGTTGCAGCAATTAGTGGCCAATGCGCAAGGTGCAACCGTTAGCACCTTACAATATGGTTTAGATGCCAAAGTGCAATTAGTGGCGCAACAGCAAGATGTAGCCTTGGCGCAGTTACAGCAACTGGTTCAGCATTGGCAGCAAGGAATTCAACAACCGTTACCGGTGATGCCAAAAACCGCGATATGTTGGTTGCAAACCCAAGACGCTGAAAAATGCCGGCAAATTTATGAAGGCGGCTATATGATGGGCGGTGAGCGTGATTACAGCCCAGAATTACAACGTTATTATCCTGATTTTGCTAGCCTGCAACAGGCAGGCTTTAGTGAATGGGCCGAGAATTTATATCAGCCATTATTAAATACAAAATTAGCTGAGCAGGAGTCTGACGTTGAATAA
- the recB gene encoding exodeoxyribonuclease V subunit beta, giving the protein MNNSVTALNPLTFALHGTRLIEASAGTGKTYTLAALYLRLVLGHGRLQAEQELGHDQEPTAFGRSLLPPEILVVTFTKAATAELRDRIRSRLVEASLAFKQHQSSDSFINALLAEYPSELHFRCAGVLERAAQWMDEAAVFTIHGWCQRMLSEHAFDSGAAFGESLTNDNQQLLHTLACDYWRCFLYPLQDANLLHALGNISKSPESLLADIRPWLQADADNLHFAVSGNDLPKALSPTEAAEPLAAWADAMDAQCLLLQQSIDNEALAQLDDAFANSWLNGNKFRSKSWQEQERPWWQLIIAEPSQLNWRQTDFAAYIKKFSQENLTASTKKKQPQPQHGIFSLFDQAVMLLAERPEISINVRHHAALWLSAEFSLRKKQRAERDFNDLLVDLHQALYAPGGEVLAERIRQQYPIAMVDEFQDTDPIQFAIFRAIYPEVESRDTALILVGDPKQAIYSFRGADLHTYLQARRLTEQRHYNLSTNYRSTVPLVEAVNALFSRAEQTREGAFGFGASSSEQTDQSTATPLPFLPVKAQGKAEHFSLAQHKVDAVNYWLADTPTAELKKGAYQQLMAEACADQIALILQQAQQGKAGFTDVTDVVTEAAQLTPVQPSDIAILVRDRNEAALVRQQLSKRQIRSVYLSDNQSIFASAEATALLYWLRACHDIEDENALRAALALPLSCQSDAKLQHYFNNEPAWEALTEQVREFKLLWRYKGVLALVQAWLHYFSLPSLWLSQEQGERTLTNVLHLAELLQHESQQREGETGLIRWLAEQIEQPDSAEEQQLRLESEQQLVQVVTIHKSKGLQYPLVFLPFICGFKSANAKKPQRYYDGTRMVLDLTPDEAAIEKAEHERLLEDIRLLYVALTRPVYACWLGLAAYSEGRGSSSKIAASAIGYLLQLTADVDQHTLAAALADLPWQQQAILDTQPALAPPAVTEIHPALRLSSAVNRQRWWIASYSALRKANSINTSNTELQSLALTNDLAADTALDSLRQEEAYEPMVTSEQQLSIHDFPRGAVAGTFLHQLFEQAQQHGFAHCNAEVIADILQQNLPRHNWQSWQPVLQPWFEEMLQVPITALALSLSQLQQQRAELEFWVETKQVDVLKLDRIISQAILPQLPRPALLADTLNGMLKGFIDLTLQDSQGRYWVLDYKSNWLGLNDAAYSEEAMQQMFLQHRYDVQAALYLLALHRLLKQRQPGYLAAPEQYIGGALYWFMRAPADGQLDIMATQHLLTQLDALFSNDAQLANEAMLTNEVPNAN; this is encoded by the coding sequence TTGAATAATTCAGTTACAGCGTTAAATCCGCTAACCTTTGCCTTGCATGGCACGCGATTAATTGAAGCCAGTGCTGGTACCGGAAAAACCTATACCTTAGCTGCGTTATATTTACGCTTAGTGCTAGGTCATGGCCGCTTGCAGGCTGAACAAGAGTTAGGGCACGATCAAGAGCCTACGGCCTTTGGTCGCTCGTTATTACCGCCAGAAATACTGGTAGTAACTTTTACTAAAGCCGCCACAGCTGAGTTGCGGGATCGTATTCGTTCGCGCTTAGTGGAAGCCTCGCTTGCGTTTAAGCAGCATCAAAGCTCAGATAGCTTTATTAATGCTTTATTAGCTGAATATCCATCAGAATTACACTTTCGCTGCGCTGGGGTATTAGAGCGTGCGGCACAATGGATGGATGAAGCGGCAGTCTTTACTATTCACGGTTGGTGTCAGCGCATGCTAAGCGAGCATGCTTTTGATTCCGGCGCAGCTTTTGGTGAGAGCTTAACTAATGATAATCAGCAGCTATTGCATACCTTGGCCTGTGATTATTGGCGTTGTTTTTTATACCCACTACAAGATGCCAATTTACTGCATGCGCTGGGTAATATTAGTAAATCGCCTGAAAGTTTATTAGCGGATATCCGGCCTTGGTTACAAGCTGATGCCGACAACCTGCATTTTGCGGTGAGTGGCAACGATTTACCCAAAGCACTTAGCCCGACTGAAGCGGCCGAGCCGTTAGCGGCTTGGGCCGACGCTATGGATGCCCAGTGTTTATTGTTGCAACAAAGCATAGACAACGAAGCTTTAGCACAACTAGATGATGCTTTTGCAAATAGTTGGCTTAATGGCAATAAATTTCGCAGCAAAAGCTGGCAAGAACAAGAACGACCTTGGTGGCAGTTAATTATCGCTGAACCTAGTCAGTTAAATTGGCGCCAAACAGACTTTGCGGCTTACATAAAAAAATTTAGCCAAGAAAATTTAACCGCCAGCACCAAGAAAAAACAACCGCAGCCTCAGCATGGCATATTTAGCTTGTTTGATCAGGCGGTGATGTTATTAGCCGAAAGACCAGAAATTAGTATCAATGTGCGCCATCATGCTGCGCTATGGCTATCTGCTGAATTTAGTCTGCGCAAAAAACAACGCGCCGAGCGCGATTTTAATGATTTGTTAGTCGACTTACATCAGGCTTTATATGCGCCCGGTGGTGAAGTGCTAGCAGAGCGAATTCGCCAGCAATATCCCATTGCGATGGTAGATGAGTTTCAAGATACCGATCCGATACAATTTGCGATTTTCCGAGCTATTTATCCTGAAGTCGAGAGTCGAGACACGGCGTTAATTTTGGTTGGCGATCCTAAGCAGGCTATCTATAGTTTTCGCGGGGCCGATTTACATACCTACTTGCAAGCACGGCGCTTAACCGAGCAACGACATTATAATTTAAGTACTAACTATCGCTCGACTGTGCCGTTAGTCGAGGCGGTTAATGCGCTATTTAGTCGCGCCGAGCAAACGCGCGAAGGCGCCTTTGGCTTTGGTGCTAGTTCTAGTGAACAGACAGATCAGAGCACTGCTACACCGTTGCCGTTTTTACCAGTAAAAGCGCAGGGTAAAGCCGAACATTTTAGTCTGGCGCAGCACAAGGTCGACGCAGTTAATTATTGGCTAGCCGATACGCCAACGGCGGAGTTAAAGAAAGGCGCCTATCAGCAACTAATGGCAGAAGCTTGTGCCGACCAAATTGCCTTAATTTTACAGCAAGCTCAACAAGGTAAAGCCGGTTTTACTGACGTTACAGACGTAGTTACAGAAGCAGCTCAGCTTACGCCAGTGCAGCCGTCGGATATTGCCATTTTAGTTCGAGATCGCAACGAAGCCGCGTTAGTTAGGCAGCAGCTAAGTAAACGGCAAATTCGCTCGGTTTATTTATCGGATAACCAGTCTATTTTTGCCAGCGCAGAAGCCACGGCATTACTATATTGGCTACGTGCCTGTCATGACATAGAAGATGAAAATGCTTTACGGGCCGCATTAGCCTTACCCTTGTCTTGTCAAAGCGATGCCAAATTACAGCACTATTTTAATAATGAACCGGCATGGGAAGCGTTAACCGAGCAAGTGCGCGAATTTAAACTGCTCTGGCGCTATAAAGGCGTGCTGGCGTTAGTACAAGCCTGGTTACATTATTTTAGCTTACCCAGTTTATGGCTCAGCCAAGAGCAGGGCGAGCGTACCCTAACCAACGTGCTGCATTTAGCCGAACTATTACAACATGAAAGTCAGCAGCGTGAAGGTGAAACCGGGTTAATTCGCTGGTTAGCTGAGCAAATTGAACAGCCCGATAGTGCCGAAGAGCAACAACTGCGCTTAGAGAGCGAACAGCAATTGGTGCAAGTAGTTACTATCCACAAAAGTAAGGGCTTACAATATCCGTTAGTGTTTTTACCCTTTATTTGTGGCTTTAAATCAGCCAACGCTAAAAAGCCACAGCGCTATTATGATGGCACTAGAATGGTGTTAGATTTAACCCCAGACGAAGCCGCAATTGAAAAGGCTGAGCACGAGCGTTTGCTTGAGGATATTCGGCTATTATATGTCGCGCTAACTCGGCCGGTTTATGCTTGTTGGTTAGGCTTAGCGGCTTATAGCGAAGGGCGTGGTAGTAGCAGTAAAATTGCCGCCAGTGCGATTGGCTATTTATTACAATTAACCGCCGATGTTGACCAACATACGTTAGCCGCGGCTTTAGCCGATTTACCTTGGCAACAGCAAGCAATATTGGATACGCAACCGGCATTAGCACCCCCTGCGGTAACTGAGATACACCCCGCACTGCGCTTAAGCTCAGCCGTTAATCGCCAGCGCTGGTGGATTGCTAGCTATTCGGCACTGCGTAAAGCCAATAGTATTAACACTAGTAATACTGAGCTACAAAGCTTAGCGCTAACGAATGATTTAGCCGCCGATACGGCGCTAGATTCACTGCGCCAAGAAGAAGCTTACGAGCCAATGGTAACAAGTGAGCAGCAGCTCTCTATCCATGATTTCCCTCGCGGGGCGGTAGCCGGTACTTTTTTGCATCAGTTATTTGAGCAAGCTCAGCAGCATGGCTTTGCTCATTGCAATGCCGAAGTGATAGCCGATATTTTACAGCAAAATTTGCCAAGGCATAATTGGCAATCTTGGCAACCGGTATTGCAGCCATGGTTTGAAGAAATGCTGCAAGTACCGATCACTGCTTTAGCGTTAAGTTTGTCACAGCTGCAACAACAACGCGCTGAGCTAGAGTTTTGGGTAGAAACAAAACAAGTTGACGTACTAAAGCTAGACCGAATTATAAGCCAAGCTATTTTACCTCAGCTACCAAGACCTGCATTATTAGCCGATACGTTAAACGGCATGCTTAAAGGCTTTATCGATTTAACCTTACAAGACAGCCAAGGCCGTTATTGGGTATTAGATTATAAATCTAACTGGTTGGGGCTTAACGATGCCGCCTATAGCGAAGAAGCTATGCAGCAGATGTTTTTACAGCATCGATATGATGTGCAAGCGGCATTATATCTTTTAGCGTTGCATCGGTTATTAAAGCAACGTCAACCGGGTTATTTAGCGGCACCAGAGCAATATATAGGCGGCGCCTTATATTGGTTTATGCGCGCTCCAGCAGATGGCCAGTTGGATATTATGGCCACGCAACATTTATTAACCCAGCTGGATGCGCTTTTTTCTAATGATGCGCAGCTTGCTAATGAGGCGATGCTTACTAATGAGGTGCCCAATGCAAACTGA
- the recD gene encoding exodeoxyribonuclease V subunit alpha → MQTDLFAASEPEPEAKLKTATASLKDLAAMQQLLQRWVDRRWLRALDAQLPLTLNQVVAEPNPLVWLLCALLCHQYGRGHSCILLQDLIKNPDSLLSLPPQNQYSQFFADRPSHILAGISLADIEQALASSEWLKQNEIAPLVLAEKRLYLHRLFQAEQIVKQQISQRVQQQINLTDKVKQNISQLFTADEQKETDWQKLACVMALQRHFAIITGGPGTGKTTTVVKLLALLLQSTASKITIKLAAPTGKAAVRLTESISGAIANLPTDFQAAIPTEVVTLHRLLGAMPNRRQFKHNAEQPLALDVLVVDEASMVDLEMMAALLQALPSHARLILLGDKDQLASVEAGSVLGDLCRGAEKGQYLPQTLALLAPFTASDLSPWQGAGTELNQATVMLRKSHRFDAKSGIGQLAFAVNRGDSSAINLFNQFDDINLLAGNQIKALQPVVVAGYRHYLQLVQRQADYGDSEQWAGAVLAAYTQFQLLCALRSGDWGIEGLNEQISRWLMAEGLLDCSQQWYNGRPIMMQRNNYSLGLMNGDIGITLFDASTGKLRVVFQLADSSLKWVLPSRLSDIATVFAMTVHKSQGSEFSHCCLVLPPDNSPILSRELLYTGITRAKKQFTLLCGNSEILAQTISKRVSRSSGL, encoded by the coding sequence ATGCAAACTGATTTATTTGCTGCGTCAGAGCCAGAACCTGAGGCTAAACTAAAAACAGCAACGGCTAGCTTAAAAGATCTGGCCGCTATGCAGCAGTTATTACAGCGCTGGGTTGATAGACGTTGGTTACGCGCATTAGATGCGCAGTTACCACTAACTTTAAATCAAGTGGTGGCCGAGCCTAACCCATTAGTTTGGCTGCTTTGTGCTTTGTTATGTCATCAATATGGCCGAGGTCATAGCTGTATTTTATTGCAAGATTTAATTAAAAACCCAGATAGCTTGCTCAGCCTACCGCCACAAAATCAATACTCACAATTTTTTGCCGATAGGCCATCGCATATTTTAGCCGGAATCAGCTTAGCCGATATTGAACAAGCATTAGCCAGCAGCGAGTGGCTGAAACAGAACGAAATAGCGCCTTTAGTGTTGGCAGAAAAAAGACTGTATTTACATCGGCTATTTCAAGCTGAGCAAATTGTTAAGCAGCAAATTAGTCAGCGGGTGCAGCAACAAATAAACCTAACCGATAAGGTTAAGCAGAATATTAGCCAGCTGTTTACGGCAGATGAGCAAAAAGAAACCGACTGGCAAAAGTTGGCTTGTGTTATGGCGCTACAACGCCATTTTGCCATTATTACCGGTGGCCCTGGGACCGGCAAAACTACTACGGTCGTTAAATTACTGGCTTTATTGCTACAAAGTACAGCAAGCAAAATAACCATTAAGCTTGCTGCGCCCACCGGTAAGGCTGCGGTGCGCTTAACCGAGTCCATCAGTGGGGCTATTGCTAACTTGCCTACAGATTTTCAAGCTGCGATACCAACAGAAGTGGTAACTTTGCACCGCTTATTAGGCGCGATGCCAAATAGACGCCAATTTAAACATAATGCCGAGCAGCCATTAGCATTAGATGTATTAGTGGTTGATGAAGCATCGATGGTCGATTTAGAAATGATGGCAGCCTTGCTGCAAGCGTTACCTAGCCATGCCCGATTAATACTGCTGGGTGATAAAGACCAATTAGCATCGGTTGAAGCCGGCTCAGTATTAGGTGACTTATGTCGCGGTGCCGAAAAAGGCCAGTATTTACCACAAACACTGGCGTTGTTAGCACCCTTTACCGCCAGTGATTTAAGCCCCTGGCAAGGTGCGGGGACAGAGCTTAACCAAGCGACGGTGATGCTAAGAAAGTCGCATCGCTTTGATGCTAAATCGGGTATCGGTCAGTTAGCTTTTGCCGTTAATCGCGGAGATAGCAGCGCGATTAATTTGTTTAACCAATTTGATGATATTAATTTATTAGCCGGTAATCAGATTAAAGCCCTGCAGCCAGTAGTTGTTGCAGGTTATCGCCATTATTTACAGCTAGTACAACGCCAAGCTGACTACGGCGATAGCGAGCAATGGGCTGGAGCAGTATTAGCCGCTTATACTCAGTTTCAATTATTGTGCGCGTTACGCAGCGGTGACTGGGGTATTGAAGGGCTGAATGAGCAAATTAGCCGTTGGTTAATGGCCGAAGGCTTATTAGATTGCAGCCAGCAATGGTACAACGGCCGGCCGATTATGATGCAGCGTAATAATTACAGCTTAGGCTTAATGAATGGCGACATTGGCATTACCTTGTTTGATGCCAGTACTGGCAAGTTGCGAGTGGTATTTCAATTAGCCGATAGCAGTTTAAAGTGGGTGTTGCCGAGTCGGTTAAGTGATATTGCCACGGTATTTGCTATGACAGTACATAAATCGCAAGGCTCTGAATTTAGCCATTGTTGTTTAGTCTTACCACCCGATAATAGCCCGATATTAAGCCGAGAATTACTCTATACCGGTATTACTCGGGCGAAAAAGCAATTCACCTTGTTATGTGGCAATAGTGAGATACTGGCACAAACAATTAGTAAGCGGGTTAGCCGAAGTAGTGGTTTGTAG